The following proteins come from a genomic window of Musa acuminata AAA Group cultivar baxijiao chromosome BXJ1-7, Cavendish_Baxijiao_AAA, whole genome shotgun sequence:
- the LOC135678624 gene encoding uncharacterized protein LOC135678624: MSSLAAARADNFYYPPEWEPKKGSLNKFQGQHPLRERARKLDQGILIIRFEMPFNIWCGGCNSMIAKGVRFNAEKKQVGNYYSTKIWSFTMKSACCKHEIVIQTDPKNCEYVIISGAQRKMEDYDIEDAETFALPADEVMCFFFFFFFILPG, encoded by the exons ATG TCATCTCTTGCAGCTGCTAGAGCAGATAATTTTTACTACCCACCAGAATGGGAACCAAAAAAG GGTTCCTTGAACAAGTTTCAGGGACAACATCCTTTGAGGGAAAGAGCCAGAAAGTTAGACCAAGGCATACTAATTATAAG GTTCGAGATGCCCTTCAATATCTGGTGTGGTGGATGCAATTCGATGATTGCCAAAGGTGTAAGGTTTAATGCAGAGAAAAAGCAAGTGGGAAACTATTATTCGACGAAG ATATGGAGCTTTACCATGAAGTCAGCTTGTTGCAAGCATGAAATAGTGATACAGACGGACCCAAAGAACTGTGAATATGTCATAATCAGTGGGGCTCAACGCAAGATGGAGGATTATGATATAGAGGATGCGGAGACATTTGCCCTTCCAGCCGACGAAGTTatgtgcttcttttttttttttttcttcattctaCCTGGCTAG
- the LOC135678625 gene encoding probable inactive receptor kinase At1g48480, with product MASPLLLRLVAGALLLLASLPGGAPDLASDAAALVAFRAAVGRYALTTWNSSAPGAPCSWLGVSCESGRVNVLRLPGAGLIGQIPAAVGNLTALRTLSLRFNVLSGPLPSELAGLAELRNLYLQGNRLSGEIPAFLSSLKNLVRLNLAGNQFTGGISLGLNNLSRLGTLYLENNRLTGEIPALDLANLVQFNVSYNQLNGSIPAKLRSQPATAFLATGLCGGPLGLCPGEIAPSPAPEGSGSVNPTGGAESNHKKKKLSSGAIAGIAIGAAAFLLIALVVLILLCRGRKAQSSAVGGKQMEMGAAAEQRDNGLGAGGTNVNGGSAVPAAAAGKSVATAAASAGAKKLVFFGGGPRAFDLEDLLRASAEVLGKGTFGTAYKAVLETGVTVAVKRLKDVNLEEREFKEKIETIGAMDHPNLVPLVAYYFNKDEKLLVYDYMPMGSLSALLHGNRGSGRTPLNWETRTGIALAAAQGIQYIHSTGPSASHGNIKSSNILLTKSYDARVSDHGLALLAGATSAPTRVAGYRAPEVTDPRKVSQKADVYSFGVLLLELLTGKAPAQALLNEEGIDLPRWVQSVVKEEWTAEVFDVELLRYQNVEEDMVQLLQLAIDCVAQYPDKRPSMPEVVVRIDEISRSSPASSYRDQQSTPRSVGDDQSSKQNDSTAGSNPPGADL from the exons ATGGCTTCGCCGCTATTGCTCCGCCTCGTCGCCGGAGCACTCTTGCTGCTGGCCTCCCTCCCCGGCGGGGCCCCAGATCTGGCGTCCGACGCTGCGGCCCTCGTCGCATTCCGCGCTGCCGTCGGCCGGTACGCGCTGACCACGTGGAACTCCTCCGCTCCCGGGGCGCCCTGCTCCTGGCTGGGGGTCTCGTGCGAGTCCGGCCGAGTCAACGTGCTCCGCCTCCCCGGGGCCGGCCTCATTGGACAGATCCCCGCCGCCGTCGGTAACCTCACCGCCTTACGGACCCTCAGCCTCCGCTTCAACGTCCTCTCCGGTCCTCTCCCCTCGGAGCTCGCCGGCCTTGCCGAGCTCCGCAACCTCTACCTCCAGGGAAACCGCCTCTCCGGCGAGATCCCTGCCTTCCTCTCCTCCTTGAAGAACCTCGTCCGCCTAAATCTTGCCGGCAACCAGTTCACTGGCGGGATCTCTCTGGGGCTCAACAACCTCTCTCGGCTTGGTACGCTTTACCTCGAGAACAATCGGCTCACCGGCGAGATTCCGGCCCTCGACCTCGCCAACCTGGTCCAGTTCAACGTGTCCTACAACCAGCTCAACGGATCCATACCGGCCAAGCTCCGCTCGCAGCCGGCAACGGCGTTCCTGGCCACGGGTCTCTGCGGCGGTCCCCTCGGGCTGTGCCCCGGCGAGATCGCGCCGTCTCCAGCGCCGGAGGGTTCCGGCTCCGTGAATCCCACTGGAGGGGCTGAGAGCAACCACAAGAAGAAGAAACTCTCCAGCGGGGCGATCGCCGGGATCGCGATCGGCGCCGCGGCCTTCTTGCTGATCGCGCTCGTCGTGCTGATCCTTCTCTGCCGCGGGAGGAAGGCGCAGTCGTCGGCCGTGGGCGGGAAGCAGATGGAGATGGGGGCGGCAGCAGAGCAGAGGGACAACGGTCTAGGCGCAGGTGGAACGAACGTGAACGGTGGGTCGGCGGTTCCGGCGGCGGCCGCCGGCAAGTCCGTGGCGACCGCCGCTGCCTCTGCGGGGGCCAAGAAGCTGGTGTTCTTCGGGGGAGGGCCGAGGGCGTTCGACCTGGAGGACCTGCTGCGGGCGTCGGCGGAGGTGCTGGGGAAGGGCACGTTCGGGACGGCGTACAAGGCGGTGCTCGAGACGGGGGTGACGGTGGCGGTGAAGCGGCTCAAGGACGTGAACTTGGAGGAGAGGGAGTTCAAGGAGAAGATCGAGACCATCGGCGCAATGGACCACCCCAACCTGGTGCCCCTCGTGGCCTACTACTTCAACAAGGATGAGAAGCTCCTGGTCTACGATTACATGCCAATGGGCAGCCTCTCCGCCCTCTTGCACG GTAACAGAGGATCCGGTCGAACACCTCTCAACTGGGAAACAAGAACGGGCATCGCGCTCGCAGCTGCGCAGGGTATCCAGTACATCCACTCCACGGGCCCTTCCGCCTCACACGGCAACATCAAGTCCTCCAACATCCTCCTCACCAAGTCGTACGATGCCCGTGTGTCCGATCACGGCCTTGCCCTTCTCGCGGGCGCAACGTCCGCCCCTACCCGCGTCGCAGGATACCGGGCTCCGGAGGTCACCGACCCCCGCAAGGTTTCCCAGAAGGCcgacgtgtacagcttcggcGTCCTCCTCCTCGAGCTGCTCACGGGCAAAGCCCCTGCGCAGGCCCTTCTGAACGAGGAAGGCATCGACCTCCCCCGATGGGTGCAGTCGGTCGTGAAGGAGGAATGGACCGCCGAGGTGTTCGACGTGGAGCTGCTGAGGTACCAGAACGTGGAGGAGGACATGGTGCAGCTCCTGCAGCTCGCCATCGACTGCGTGGCGCAGTATCCGGACAAGCGGCCCTCGATGCCCGAGGTGGTGGTCCGCATCGACGAGATCTCGAGGTCAAGCCCAGCTTCCTCCTACCGGGACCAGCAGAGCACGCCCCGGAGCGTCGGTGACGACCAGTCCTCCAAGCAGAACGACTCGACGGCCGGATCGAATCCTCCCGGTGCCGATCTCTGA
- the LOC135679904 gene encoding ribonuclease 3-like protein 2, whose protein sequence is MLAQGGTRAVKEIERLLGYAFRSQSLLAEALTHSSYPDHRSYHRLEFVGDAALSLAITKHLYLTNPDLGPGRLSALRAANISTEKLARVAVRHRLYRFLRRNSHALDQMVFDFTNLVMMEREEEIGWAPYGGSTVKAPKVLADIVESIAAAVYVDCNFDLELLWKVLRGILEPIITSENMDEQPVTTLYELCQKQGRSIEIKNWKRGFVNNISVFIDGDLMGIGCSEQRSIAKLNAARDALQKLSALEEADMEVELSSAAGNGTAEEKDGSKQKLNQFSSKKHWIMPIYKIENEEGPAHCKRFICSVQVETEGCTFITFGDPKSSVKDAENSAASKMLADILVGR, encoded by the exons ATGCTGGCTCAGGGTGGGACGAGGGCCGTGAAGGAGATCGAGCGTCTTCTGGGCTACGCTTTCAGGTCCCAGTCCCTCCTGGCGGAGGCGCTTACGCACTCGTCCTACCCCGACCACCGTTCATACCACCGTCTCGAGTTCGTCGGCGATGCAGCCCTCAGCCTCGCCATCACCAAACACCTCTACCTCACCAACCCGGACCTCGGCCCCGGACGCCTCTCCGCCCTACGCGCCGCTAACATCTCCACCGAAAAGCTCGCCCGCGTCGCCGTCCGCCACCGCCTCTACCGTTTCCTCCGCCGCAACTCACATGCACTCGATCAAATG GTGTTCGATTTCACGAACTTGGTGATGATggagagggaggaagaaattGGGTGGGCTCCGTACGGCGGAAGCACCGTCAAAGCCCCCAAAGTGTTGGCCGACATCGTGGAGTCCATCGCTGCCGCCGTCTACGTCGACTGCAATTTCGATCTTGAGTTGCTCTGGAAG GTATTGAGGGGGATTTTGGAGCCGATCATCACGTCGGAGAACATGGACGAGCAGCCGGTGACGACGCTCTACGAGCTCTGTCAGAAGCAGGGCAGAAGCATCGAGATCAAAAACTGGAAGAGAGGTTTTGTGAACAACATCAGCGTCTTTATTGACGGAGACCTCATGGGCATCGGTTGCTCGGAGCAGAGGTCGATCGCAAAGCTCAACGCTGCGAGAGATGCGCTGCAAAAGCTGTCTGCTTTAGAGGAAGCCGACATGGAGGTCGAGTTGAGCTCGGCCGCTGGCAATGGAACTGCAGAGGAGAAAGATGGATCCAAGCAGAAACTAAACCAGTTTAGCAGCAAGAAGCATTGGATAATGCCCATATACAA GATTGAGAACGAGGAAGGGCCTGCACACTGTAAAAGATTCATATGCTCAGTCCAAGTTGAAACTGAGGGCTGCACCTTCATCACCTTTGGGGATCCAAAATCAAGTGTGAAAGATGCAGAAAATTCAGCAGCATCTAAGATGTTAGCCGATATTTTGGTTGGTCGTTAA